From the genome of Anopheles merus strain MAF chromosome X, AmerM5.1, whole genome shotgun sequence, one region includes:
- the LOC121593071 gene encoding tumor necrosis factor receptor superfamily member wengen isoform X1 codes for MRVMRDLPTQHDQMPHGTGGMSQLAGRRRPDGRTTGGRRGRVPTTTLVLLAILLQLMDLGDGPGGGGGTMLVAAACEPRASWWDPTVDDCVPCRVCADHQVVLRPCQDYMNTVCGTMKDLTASAHRPYPHLPEGNGNGIVSVGRTRDHHWKEERRKEGDGVEGYRRVVPAASTEEILWDWQVASLLLAIIGCLLFLLAAACVALNQSRQWRRIEKHFDADMEALSAQLVSHLASMQHLESGPILLENFDHGRLRSTGHHPIEVRCVYLDQLLDEKCAQKAHNVPPKAGNLYIEETIDTSRVQSQAPSRQPRSPASRPPTGAAATNSTTPPPLTLIRHY; via the exons ATGCGGGTGATGCGCGAT CTCCCCACACAGCACGACCAGATGCCGCACGGGACGGGTGGAATGTCACAACTGGCGGGGCGTCGACGcccggacggacggacgacAGGGGGGCGCCGGGGCAGGGTGCCGACGACGACGCTGGTGCTGCTCGCGATCCTGCTGCAACTGATGGATCTGGGGGATGGGccgggcggcggtggcggcacgATGCTGGTGGCGGCGGCCTGTGAGCCGCGGGCCAGCTGGTGGGACCCGACCGTGGACGATTGCGTCCCGTGCCGGGTCTGTGCCGACCATCAGGTCGTGCTGCGCCCGTGCCAGGACTACATGAACACGGTGTGCGGCACGATGAAGGACCTGACGGCGTCCGCTCATCGCCCGTACCCCCATCTGCCCGAGGGGAACGGGAACGGGATCGTATCGGTCGGTCGCACCCGAGATCATCACTGGAAAGAG GAGCGCCGGAAAGAGGGGGACGGAGTGGAGGGCTACCGGCGGGTCGTGCCGGCCGCCAGCACCGAGGAGATCCTGTGGGACTGGCAGGTGGCATCGTTGCTGCTCGCCATCATCGGCTGCTTGCTGTTCCTGCTCGCTGCCGCCTGCGTCGCCCTCAACCAGAGCCGTCAGTGGCGCCGCATCGAGAAGCACTTTGACGCCG ATATGGAAGCATTATCGGCCCAGCTCGTGAGCCATCTGGCCAGCATGCAGCATCTCGAGAGTGGTCCGATCCTGCTGGAGAACTTCGATCACGGCCGGCTGCGCAGTACCGGCCACCATCCGATCGAGGTCCGGTGCGTCTATCTCGACCAGCTGCTTG ATGAGAAATGTGCCCAGAAGGCGCACAACGTCCCGCCCAAGGCGGGCAACCTGTACATCGAGGAGACGATCGACACGTCCCGCGTCCAGTCACAGGCCCCGTCCCGCCAGCCCCGATCGCCGGCATCACGCCCACCGACGGGGGCCGCTGCCACCAACAGCACCACTCCACCGCCGCTCACTCTCATCCGCCACTACTAG
- the LOC121593071 gene encoding tumor necrosis factor receptor superfamily member wengen isoform X2 produces the protein MPHGTGGMSQLAGRRRPDGRTTGGRRGRVPTTTLVLLAILLQLMDLGDGPGGGGGTMLVAAACEPRASWWDPTVDDCVPCRVCADHQVVLRPCQDYMNTVCGTMKDLTASAHRPYPHLPEGNGNGIVSVGRTRDHHWKEERRKEGDGVEGYRRVVPAASTEEILWDWQVASLLLAIIGCLLFLLAAACVALNQSRQWRRIEKHFDADMEALSAQLVSHLASMQHLESGPILLENFDHGRLRSTGHHPIEVRCVYLDQLLDEKCAQKAHNVPPKAGNLYIEETIDTSRVQSQAPSRQPRSPASRPPTGAAATNSTTPPPLTLIRHY, from the exons ATGCCGCACGGGACGGGTGGAATGTCACAACTGGCGGGGCGTCGACGcccggacggacggacgacAGGGGGGCGCCGGGGCAGGGTGCCGACGACGACGCTGGTGCTGCTCGCGATCCTGCTGCAACTGATGGATCTGGGGGATGGGccgggcggcggtggcggcacgATGCTGGTGGCGGCGGCCTGTGAGCCGCGGGCCAGCTGGTGGGACCCGACCGTGGACGATTGCGTCCCGTGCCGGGTCTGTGCCGACCATCAGGTCGTGCTGCGCCCGTGCCAGGACTACATGAACACGGTGTGCGGCACGATGAAGGACCTGACGGCGTCCGCTCATCGCCCGTACCCCCATCTGCCCGAGGGGAACGGGAACGGGATCGTATCGGTCGGTCGCACCCGAGATCATCACTGGAAAGAG GAGCGCCGGAAAGAGGGGGACGGAGTGGAGGGCTACCGGCGGGTCGTGCCGGCCGCCAGCACCGAGGAGATCCTGTGGGACTGGCAGGTGGCATCGTTGCTGCTCGCCATCATCGGCTGCTTGCTGTTCCTGCTCGCTGCCGCCTGCGTCGCCCTCAACCAGAGCCGTCAGTGGCGCCGCATCGAGAAGCACTTTGACGCCG ATATGGAAGCATTATCGGCCCAGCTCGTGAGCCATCTGGCCAGCATGCAGCATCTCGAGAGTGGTCCGATCCTGCTGGAGAACTTCGATCACGGCCGGCTGCGCAGTACCGGCCACCATCCGATCGAGGTCCGGTGCGTCTATCTCGACCAGCTGCTTG ATGAGAAATGTGCCCAGAAGGCGCACAACGTCCCGCCCAAGGCGGGCAACCTGTACATCGAGGAGACGATCGACACGTCCCGCGTCCAGTCACAGGCCCCGTCCCGCCAGCCCCGATCGCCGGCATCACGCCCACCGACGGGGGCCGCTGCCACCAACAGCACCACTCCACCGCCGCTCACTCTCATCCGCCACTACTAG